In the Sarcophilus harrisii chromosome 3, mSarHar1.11, whole genome shotgun sequence genome, one interval contains:
- the LOC116422179 gene encoding uncharacterized protein LOC116422179, giving the protein MTRSSVSHSRGRAAEEARRVPGGGGNKSAGAHRPLVAKSGTAGGCSGSRQPGAGVSPSPGGEAKTRRGRVPGRAPRLPRKPLGTLPREGAGPQRATPDVRLGRGKQTPRGHSGTGAGGPAATGRGGRDPGLAAGGPAASGHPARPEWGGGDFPAAREACAALPPAPRRVRVYVRLWRPPPNLRGARGLWASPEVRPRRCLASRRSRGYVSRRAPQPRSGKRPGSPRGASGCPLLKQLLKRKGSDFPSPVFCSHGDLCRAPARKPPERGCRSGRLRRGGSLEEAGPGRAVGAPEKPGAGSGRGGDDGSAVPTRSVTT; this is encoded by the coding sequence ATGACTCGGAGCTCTGTCTCCCACTCTCGCGGCCGCGCGGCCGAGGAGGCCCGGAGGGTTCCGGGGGGCGGGGGGAATAAAAGCGCGGGTGCGCACCGCCCCCTCGTGGCGAAGAGCGGGACCGCAGGAGGCTGTTCTGGGAGCCGGCAGCCGGGAGCCGGGGTTTCCCCATCTCCAGGCGGAGAAGCTAAGACCCGGAGAGGGAGGGTCCCGGGGCGCGCGCCGCGGCTGCCCCGGAAACCGCTCGGGACGCTCCcgcgggagggggcggggccgcAGCGCGCCACGCCCGACGTCAGGCTGGGCCGGGGGAAGCAGACTCCGCGAGGACACAGCGGGACCGGGGCCGGGGGACCGGCGGCCacggggcggggggggagggATCCCGGCTTGGCGGCGGGCGGCCCCGCAGCGTCGGGACATCCCGCCCGGCCGGAGTGGGGCGGAGGAGACTTCCCGGCCGCCCGAGAGGCCTGCGCGGCGCTGCCCCCCGCCCCCAGGCGCGTTAGGGTTTATGTGCGCTTGTGGCGTCCCCCGCCAAACCTAAGGGGGGCTCGGGGTTTGTGGGCGTCCCCCGAAGTCCGGCCCAGGAGGTGCTTAGCGAGCAGGCGCAGCCGGGGGTACGTGTCCCGCAGGGCCCCGCAGCCGCGGAGCGGGAAGCGTCCGGGCTCTCCCCGCGGCGCCAGCGGCTGCCCCCTTTTGAAACAGCTTTTGAAGAGGAAGGGATCGGACTTTCCTTCCCCCGTTTTTTGTTCTCACGGAGATCTTTGCCGAGCCCCCGCTCGCAAGCCCCCGGAGCGCGGCTGCCGCTCGGGGAGGCTTAGACGGGGAGGGAGTCTGGAGGAAGCGGGGCCGGGGCGCGCCGTGGGAGCTCCGGAGAAGCCTGGAGCTGGCTCAGGGCGTGGGGGAGATGACGGCTCCGCAGTTCCCACACGCTCCGTGACGACGTGA